ATTACACAAATGAGATCTCTACCATTTCGGCGCCATCTCCAAGACGACTTCCGATCTTTGTAATACGTGTGTAACCTCCTGGCCGTGTTGCGTATCGAGGTCCAATGATCTCGAGAACCTTATTCACAGCCCCTTCTGTCATAAAGAGCTTCATAAGCTCTCGTCGTGCGTGAAGGGTGCTTTCTTTCCCGCGAGTCACTGCTTTTTCTACAATTGGACGTACAACGCTTGCTTTTGCAGAAGTTGTACGCACTGTCTCGTGTAACACAATGCTTGTTGCGAGATTACGAAGCATCGCTTCACGAGAAGCTTTCTTTCGTCCCAATGTTTTCGTCGTGTTGCGATGTCGCATATACTTATTCGTTGTCAGCTCCTGTCTCAATGGCTGCGGAGGAATCTCCAGTCAACAATGAGAAGTGCTTCATCAAAATCTCCGTAGACGCCTTTACGGCCTCTTCTGGCGAGATCACGCCGTTGGTCTCAATATCGAGAACCACGCGATCGTAGTTTGTAATTTCACCGATACGAACAGGTTCCACGCGGAATGCAATCGCTTTTACCGGGCTGTAGAGGGCATCAAGCTTGATCCAACCTACTTCTGTCTCTTCGCTTGAACGTTCCTCTGTTGGCACATAACCGTAACCAGTTTCTGCAAGTACTTCTAGCTCGAACGTTGTTGTGTCATCCGTGAGTGTTGCAATAACCGCTTCTGGATTCACAATCTCTACATCCGCATTTGCCGCAAAATCCGCAGCCGTTACGGGTCCTTTTCCTTTCTTTGAGAGGCTCAGTCGTACGGGTGTGTCACTAAACACTTTAAGCGCAACCTGTTTGAGATTCATGCGAATCTCGACGCCATCCTCTTTAACGCCATTCATGGTTGTAAACTCGTGTGAAACTCCTGCGATCTTGACTCCTGTCAACGCTCCACCTGGAAGCGAGGAAAGAAGAACGCGGCGTAGGGCATTTCCAATCGTGGTTCCGTACCCATGAAACAGCGGCTCGATCGTAAGGGTTGCACTGTGCGGCTGTTCACCGGGAACGTACGCGATGGTTGATGGATAGACAAATGTGTCCATAGAGAAAGCTTAGCGTGAGTAGAACTCAATGATGAGTGTTGGATCGAATGGTTGGTTGAGATCGTCCCCCTCTGGCTCACTCAAAACCTGTCCAGAACCCTTTTTGACATCTACTGACAACCAGCTAGGAACCGTAACTGTTTCTGCATGCACGAGTAAGTCGGGCATGATTTTCTTGTCTTTCTTTGTATCCTTGAACGCGACAATGTCTCCTGATTTTACCTTGTACGATCGGATGTTGACGGGAATCCCGTTCACCGTAAAGTATTTATGGCTAACCAATTGACGTGCCTGTTGACGTGTCTTTGCAAAACCCATTTTGAGAACAACGTTTTCAAGTCGCAACTCAAGGAGGCGAATAAGGATCACTCCTGTGTCACCATCCGTGCGGATTGCTTTCTTGTAATAGTTGCGGAATTGCTTTTCTCGGAGATCGTACAGAAGTTTTGCTTTCTGCTTCTCACGCAATTGAAGGCCGTAGGTAGAAACACGCTTGCGTGTTTGCTTTGGGCCATGCATGCCAGGACCATAAGGTCGGCGTTGCATGACCTTGGCGATACTCACACTTGGTGACAATGGAATACCTTCTCGTCGGCTCAATTTTCCTAATTTTTTCTTGATGGCCATAGGCTAGAGGCGTCGTGGTTTTGGCGCGCGACATCCGTTGTGCGGTGTTGGCGTTACATCCGTGACAGAGAGAATTGAGAGACCCGACGTGTTCAATGTTCGAACAGCGGAATCTCGTCCTGAACCAATTCCATTAACAGAGACATTGACTTCCTTGACGCCATAAGCAGATGCTTTCTTAACAACGTCTTCTGC
This portion of the Candidatus Uhrbacteria bacterium CG10_big_fil_rev_8_21_14_0_10_50_16 genome encodes:
- a CDS encoding 30S ribosomal protein S4; translated protein: MAIKKKLGKLSRREGIPLSPSVSIAKVMQRRPYGPGMHGPKQTRKRVSTYGLQLREKQKAKLLYDLREKQFRNYYKKAIRTDGDTGVILIRLLELRLENVVLKMGFAKTRQQARQLVSHKYFTVNGIPVNIRSYKVKSGDIVAFKDTKKDKKIMPDLLVHAETVTVPSWLSVDVKKGSGQVLSEPEGDDLNQPFDPTLIIEFYSR
- a CDS encoding 50S ribosomal protein L17, producing MRHRNTTKTLGRKKASREAMLRNLATSIVLHETVRTTSAKASVVRPIVEKAVTRGKESTLHARRELMKLFMTEGAVNKVLEIIGPRYATRPGGYTRITKIGSRLGDGAEMVEISFV
- the rpoA gene encoding DNA-directed RNA polymerase subunit alpha, with translation MDTFVYPSTIAYVPGEQPHSATLTIEPLFHGYGTTIGNALRRVLLSSLPGGALTGVKIAGVSHEFTTMNGVKEDGVEIRMNLKQVALKVFSDTPVRLSLSKKGKGPVTAADFAANADVEIVNPEAVIATLTDDTTTFELEVLAETGYGYVPTEERSSEETEVGWIKLDALYSPVKAIAFRVEPVRIGEITNYDRVVLDIETNGVISPEEAVKASTEILMKHFSLLTGDSSAAIETGADNE